CGTGGTCCTTTATCATCACGGATAATAACGCAAGCATTCTCATCAAATGTAATGTATGAACCGTCTTTACGACGAACTCCACTTTTCGTACGAACGATGACCGCTTTAACAACGTCACCCTTCTTAACAACGCCACCTGGTGTTGCTTTCTTAACCGTTACAACAACTACGTCACCGATATTAGCTACTTTACGACCTGATCCGCCTAGCACTTTAATTGTCAGTACTTCACGTGCACCAGAGTTGTCAGCAACTTTCATTCGACTTTCCTGTTGAATCATCGAGGTTACCTCCTTCCAAAATCTGAGTTAAAAACCTATTAGATGATGACCGCTTTTTCGACGACTTCCAGAAGACGGAAACGCTTAGTTGCTGATAATGGACGAGTTTCCATAATACGAACAACATCGCCGATCTTCGCTTCGTTCAGCTCATCATGGGCCTTGAATTTCTTAGAGTACTTTACACGTTTACCGTATAAAGAATGTTTTTTGTATGTTTCTACCATTACCGTAACGGTTTTATCCATTTTGTCGGAAACGACACGGCCTGTGTATACTTTGCGCTGATTACGCTCAGTCATGGCTGCAACCTCCTTCATCAGTTATTTGCACTGATTTCTCTTTGACGTATTACAGTTTTCATGCGCGCAATCGATTTGCGTACTTCACGGATGCGTGCAGTGTTTTCTAATTGACCTGTCGCTAACTGGAAGCGAAGGTTGAAAAGCTCTTCTTTAAGTGATTTCACTTTTTGCTCGATCTCTGCAGTTGTTAAGTCACGAATTTCTTTAGCTTTCATTAGACTCACCACCAATTTCTTCACGTTTTACAAACTTGCTTGTCACAGGAAGTTTGTGTGATGCGAGTCTAAGCGCCTCACGAGCAACCTCTTCTGAAACACCTGCAATTTCGAACATTACTCTGCCAGGTTTCACAACTGCAACCCAGCCTTCTACAGCTCCTTTACCGGAACCCATCCGGACTTCAAGAGGCTTTTTAGTATATGGTTTGTGCGGGAAAATATTGATCCATACTTTACCGCCACGTTTCATATAACGAGTCATGGCAATACGAGCAGATTCAATCTGACGGTTAGTGATCCAACCTGAGTCTAGAGCTTGAAGACCAAACTCACCAAACTGGACAGTAGCGCCGCCTTTTGTTTCACCACGCATTTTCCCACGGAATACACGACGATGTTTAACACGTTTAGGCATTAACATATTATTTGCCTCCTTCCCCAGAGTTCTTCTTTACTGGAAGGACTTCACCACGATAAATCCATACCTTTACGCCAAGCTTACCATAAGTAGTATCAGCTTCAGCATGTGCATAGTCTATATCTGCACGTAATGTATGAAGAGGGACAGTTCCTTCACTATAGTGTTCAGCACGAGCGATGTCAGCACCGCCAAGACGACCAGACACTTGTGTTTTAATTCCTTTTGCACCAGAGCGAATTGTACGTTGGATCGCTTGTTTCTGAGCACGGCGGAATGATACACGGCTTTCTAATTGACGAGCGATTGATTCAGCAACAAGTCTTGCATCCAAATCAGCACGTTTGATTTCTACGATATTGATGTGTACACGCTTGCCTGTGATTTCGTTAAGCTGTTTACGAAGTGTTTCAACTTCAGAACCACCTTTACCGATAACCATACCTGGCTTAGCGGTGTGGATTGTAATATTAACACGTTTAGCAGCACGCTCAATTTCAACTTTTGAAACTGATGCATCTACAAGACGCTTTTCGATGTATTCACGGATCTTTAAGTCTTCATGTAGTAAGGACGCATAATCTTTTTCCGCGTACCATTTTGAGTCCCAGTCACGGATGACGCCTACACGCAGTCCATTAGGATGTACTTTTTGGCCCACTAATTACCCCTCCTTCTTTTCAGATACCACTAATGTGATGTGGCTTGTACGTTTGTTGATCGCACTTGCACGACCTTGTGCACGTGGACGGAAACGTTTCATTGTCGGTCCTTCATCTACGAATACTTCGCTGACGATTAAGTTCTCAGTGTTCATTTCGTAGTTGTGTTCAGCATTTGCAATCGCTGATTTCAAAAGTTTTTCTACGACCGGAGATGCCGCTTTAGGCGTAAGTCGTAGGATAGCCATAGCTTCACCTATATTCTTGCCGCGAATAAGATCAACGACCAAACGAACTTTGCGAGAAGCAATACGGACTGTGCGTACAGATGCTTTAGCTTGTTGCATCAGGATAACCTCCTCTCAAATTAGCGTTTTGTTTTCTTATCGTCGGCACCATGGCCTTTATATGTGCGCGTTGGTACGAATTCACCTAGTTTGTGACCTACCATATCTTCTGTTACATAAACAGGAACATGTTTGCGTCCGTCATATACTGCGATCGTCAATCCGATGAAAGTCGGGAAGATTGTTGAACGGCGTGACCATGTTTTAATAACCTGTTTCTTTTCTGAATCTTTTTGTGCATCAACCTTTTTTAATAAGTGGTCATCTGCAAAAGGTCCTTTTTTCAAGCTGCGGCCCATTCTGGAACCTCCTTCCGAGTTTGTACTACGGTCCATCTACTGAACCGCAGTGCAATCACATTATTTTTTACGACGGCGAACGATAAGCTTATCTGATTTATTGTTCTTTGTACGAGTCTTGAATCCAAGGGTTGGTTTACCCCAAGGAGTAACAGGACTTGGACGGCCGATTGGCGTACGTCCTTCACCACCACCGTGCGGGTGATCGTTAGGGTTCATTACAGATCCACGAACTGTTGGGCGCTTGCCTAACCAGCGTGAACGACCTGCTTTACCAATGTTGATCAATTCGTGCTGTTCATTACCAACTTGACCGATTGTAGCACGGCAAGTAGCAAGAATCATACGAACTTCTCCTGATTGTAGACGGATGATGACATATTTGCCTTCACGTCCGAGTAATTGAGCTGAAGTTCCTGCTGAACGAACTAACTGTCCGCCTTTGCCCGGCTTCATTTCAATGTTGTGAATTGTAGAACCCATAGGGATGTTCTCTAATGGAAGAGCGTTACCTACGCGGATATCCGCATCTGGTCCTGAAATAATTGTAGCTCCTACTTGTAATCCTTTTGGAGCAAGGATGTATTTCTTTTCTCCATCTGCATAGTTAATCAATGCGATGTTTGCAGAACGGTTTGGATCGTATTCGATCGTAGCAACGCGTCCTGGAATGCCATCTTTCCGGCGTTGGAAATCGATGATTCGGTATTGGCGCTTGTGTCCTCCACCATGGTGACGAACTGTCATTCTACCTTGGTTGTTACGTCCGCCTTTACGCTTGACTGGTGCAAGCAATGATTTTTCCGGCTTGTCTGTTGTAATCTCAGCAAAGTCAGAAGAAGTCATGTTACGACGTCCGTTGGAGGTAGCTTTGTACTTCTTAATCGCCATTTTGTATTCCCTCCTTCATTTATTGTGCACTGCTTACATTTCAAAAAGTTCGATGTCTTTGGAGTCAGCTGTTAGTGTAACAATTGCTTTACGGCGCTTGTTTGTATAACCAGCATGTTTCCCCATACGCTTGAACTTACCTTTGTAGTTCATTACGTTTACTTTTTCTACTTTCACACCGAAGATTTCTTCGACAGCTTGTTTAACGTGCGTTTTGTTTGCGCGTGTATCAACTTCGAATGTGAATTTTCTTAAGTCTTCCATTTGTTCAGAAGAACGCTCGGTAATGACCGGACGTTTCAAAATATCACGTGCTTCCATTAACCAAGCACCTCCTCAACTTTTTCTACTGCTGCTTTCGTCATAACGAGCTGATCATGTCCGACTAAGTCTAGAACATTGATGCCGTTTGCTGAAATAACGCTGATTCCTGGAATGTTTCGAGCAGACAATGCTACTGATTCTTCTAGGTCAGCTGTAACAAACAATGCTTTCTTAGTGATCGAAAGATCTTCAAGCACTTTTACAAAGCCTTTTGTTTTTGGTGCGTCAAATGCTAAGTTATCCAGAACGATTAGTTCTTCAGCTGCTACTTTCGTAGAAAGAGCGGATAGAAGTGCTAAACGACGAACTTTCTTAGGCATTTTATAGCTGTAACTACGCGGTGTAGGACCGAATACGATACCGCCTCCGCGCCATTGTGGTGATCTGATTGAACCTTGGCGAGCACGACCTGTACCCTTTTGGCGCCATGGTTTACGACCGCCGCCTGCTACTTCCGCGCGAGATTTAACCTTGTGGTTACCTTGGCGTAAAGAAGCTTGTTGTTGAACGATTGCTTCGAATAATACTGCTTCATTCGGCTCGATTCCGAAAATCGCATCGTTTAGTTCGATGTCGCCGACAGCAGAACCTGTTTGACTTACTACAGATACTTTAGGCATTCCTGTTTCCTCCTTCCTGTTTTACTCAGTTCCCTTTGATAGCACTTCTCACTTGTACAAGTGATTTACGTGCTCCAGGAACGTTACCTTTTACAAGCAACAAGTTGCGCTCAGCGTCAACTCGCACAATTTCAACGTTTTGGATCGTTACTGTTTTGCCCCCAGTACGTCCAGGCAGTTTTTTTCCTTTAAATACGCGTTGTCCATCAACAGCTCCAAGTGAACCTGGTGCGCGGTGGAAACGTGACCCGTGAGACATTGGTCCGCGTGAGTAACCATGGCGCTTAATAACACCTTGGAACCCTTTACCTTTTGATACTCCTGTAATATCAACTACATCGCCTTCTGCGAATGTATCGACTTTGACTTCCTGACCAACTTCGTATGCACTAACGTCAGCTCCGCGAACTTCGCGAATGAAGCGCTTAGGTGCCGTGTTAGCTTTTGCCACGTGGCCTTGTTCAGGCTTGTTTGAAAGCTTTTCACGTTTATCATCAAATCCAAGCTGGATTGACTCGTAGCCGTCCGTTTCAACAGTCTTCTTTTGAAGAACAACGTTTGGAGCAGCTTCAATCACTGTCACTGGGATTAGATCGCCGTTTTCAGCAAATACTTGCGTCATTCCGACTTTTCTTCCTAAGATTCCTTTGGTCATTAGTCACACCTCCTGTAATATTGTTTGTTTTATTTTTTAGAGTTTAATTTCGATATCGACGCCTGACGGTAAATCAAGCTTCATAAGTGCATCCACCGTTTGTGGCGTTGGATTCACGATGTCGATTAAACGTTTGTGTGTACGCATTTCAAACTGCTCACGTGAATCTTTGTATACGTGAACTGAACGCAATACCGTGTAAACTGATCTTTCAGTTGGCAACGGAATTGGACCTGAAACGCTGGCTCCAGAACGTTTAGCCGTTTCAACAATCTTCTCAGCTGACTGATCGATCATTCTGTGATCATAAGCTTTCAATCGAATACGAATCTTTTGTTTTGCCATTACTTTCCCTCCCTTTTCGCCTATTTTCTAGACAATTCTCCACGAAAATTTCCCACACACGCGCCATGGCAAAGCGGCCGGGTGTATCGGCAACCTCTCGCTTCATCGCAGTCAAAGACCAACATTCAACATTATACATAATTTAAAAGGATTGTGCAACCCTTTCGGGGAAATTAGTTTTATTTTTAATCCGTTTATTATATTAACAGGTTTGAGTCTTATTTGCACGTATTTACAAACAGCTTTTAATTTTTTCAATCTGCAATACGTTACCCTGCTTCGCCAATCGACTATAAAAAATCTAGTTTCACTCAAAAAAAATCCCGCCACAAGGGCGGGATTCAAAATAATTATTTTGTGATTGTTGCTACAACGCCAGCTCCAACTGTACGTCCACCTTCACGGATTGAGAATTTAGTACCTTCTTCAATCGCGATCGGAGAAATAAGTTCAACTGTCATTTCAACGTTATCTCCAGGCATAACCATTTCTACGCCTTCAGGAAGTTGAATGATGCCAGTTACGTCAGTTGTACGGAAGTAGAACTGTGGGCGGTAGTTTGAGAAGAATGGAGTGTGACGTCCACCTTCTTCTTTTGATAGAACATAAACTTCAGATTTGAACTGAGTGTGTGGTGTGATTGTTCCCGGCTTAGCAAGAACTTGTCCACGCTCGATATCTTCACGAGCTACACCACGAAGAAGAGCACCAATGTTGTCTCCAGCTTCTGCATAATCAAGAAGCTTACGGAACATTTCTACACCTGTTACAGTAGTAGATTTTGGTTCGTCAGCAAGACCGATGATGTCAACAACATCTCCGACTTTAACTACTCCACGCTCAACACGGCCAGTTGCTACTGTACCGCGGCCTGTAATTGAGAATACGTCCTCAACAGGCATCATGAATGGCTTTTCAGTATCACGAGCTGGTGTTGGGATATAGTCATCTACAGCTTGCATTAGTTCGATGATTTTTTCTTCCCACTCTGGCTCTCCTTCAAGAGCTTTAAGAGCTGATCCGCGGATTACTGGAATGTCATCGCCAGGGAAGTCATACTCAGAAAGAAGTTCACGGATTTCCATTTCTACTAGTTCAAGTAGTTCTTCGTCGTCTACCATGTCACATTTGTTCATGAATACAACTAGGTAAGGAACACCTACTTGACGAGAAAGAAGGATGTGCTCACGTGTTTGTGGCATTGGGCCGTCAGCAGCAGATACTACTAGGATTCCGCCGTCCATTTGTGCAGCACCAGTGATCATGTTCTTAACATAGTCAGCGTGACCTGGGCAGTCAACGTGTGCGTAGTGACGCTTATCTGTTTCGTACTCAACGTGTGAAGTACTGATTGTAATTCCACGCTCTTTTTCTTCAGGTGCGTTATCAACGTCAGCGTATGACTTTGCTTCTCCACCTTGAGCTTTAGACAAAACTGTCGCGATAGCAGCAGTCAAAGTTGTTTTACCATGGTCAACGTGACCAATTGTTCCTACGTTTGCGTGCTCCTTGGAGCGGTCGAATTTTTCTTTACCCATTTTAGAGGTCCTCCCTTAATTGAAAAAAATTAGTTTTTTGTTTTTATAGTATGGAAGCCGAAAGCGTCCTCCCGACTATCCACATCTTACAATTATTTGTTATAGGAAACAAGGACGAGCTTTATTATTCACCTTTGTTTTTCTTGATAACTTCTTCAGCAATAGACTTAGGAACTTCCTCATAGTGATCGAACACCATGGAGAATACTCCGCGGCCTTGAGTGTTTGAACGTAGAGATGTTGCATATCCGAACATTTCAGCCAGCGGCACCATTGCACGGACTACCTGTGCGTTACCGCGTGCTTCCATACCTTCTACACGGCCACGGCGTGATGTAATATCACCCATGATATCGCCCATGTATTCTTCCGGAATGATAACTTCTACTCTCATTGTCGGTTCAAGAATTACTGGATTACATTTTGATGCAGCATTTTTCAGAGCCATTGACGCAGCAACCTTAAACGCCATTTCGTTGGAGTCAACGTCATGGTAAGATCCGTCAAAGAGACGTGCTTTAACATCAATTAATGGATAACCAGCCAAAATACCGTTATCTAATGAATCGCGAAGTCCTGCTTCAACTGCCGGGATGTATTCACGCGGAACAGAACCACCGACAATATTATTAACGAACTCGAATCCTTTTCCTTCTTCGTTTGGACCAAATTCGATCCATACGTGACCAAACTGTCCGCGTCCGCCTGATTGGCGTACGAACTTACCTTCGACTTCAGCTGACTGACGGAATGTCTCGCGGTAAGAAACTTGTGGCGCGCCCACGTTTGCTTCCACTTTGAATTCACGACGCAGACGGTCGACGATAATATCCAAGTGAAGTTCACCCATACCCGCGATGATTACTTCGCCTGTCTCTTGATCTGTATGCGCACGGAATGTCGGATCCTCTTCTTGTAACTTACCAAGAGCCTGACCCATTTTATCCTGGTCCGCTTTTGTTTTAGGTTCGATTGCTACAGAGATAACCGGCTCTGGGAATACCATTGATTCAAGAATGATCAATGCCTTCTCATCACAAAGTGTGTCACCAGTTGTCGTATCTTTCAAACCAACAGCGGCAGCGATTTCACCCGCATGCACTTCAGAAATCTCTTCACGGCTGTTTGCGTGCATTTGCAGGATACGTCCTACGCGCTCGCGCTTGCCTTTAGTAGAGTTTGTTACATAAGAACCTGCTTGAAGAACACCTGAGTAAATTCGGAAGAATGTAAGCTTACCTACATAAGGATCCGTCATAACTTTAAATGCAAGTGCTGAGAATGGAGCTTCATCAGTAGACGGACGCTCTTCCTCTTCTTCTGTATTCGGGTTGAAGCCCATCATTGGCGGTACATCAAGTGGTGATGGAAGGTAATCTACTACTGCATCCAACACTAGCTGGACACCTTTGTTTTTGAAAGCAGTACCGCATACAACCGGATAGAATTCTACTGCTAGTGTCGCTTTACGAATAGCTGTTTTGATTTCTTCGATTGAAAGTTCCTCACCGCCGAGATACTTTTCCATAAGATCTTCATCAAAGTCTACAATAGCTTCGATTAGCTTCTCACGGTATTCATTCGCCTGTTCAAGATACTCAGCAGGAATTTCTTCCACTGTTGTATCTGTTCCCAGATCGTTTGGATACATTGTTGCCTTCATTTCGATTAAGTCAATAATTCCGGAGAATGTATCTTCGGAACCGATCGGCAATTGGATTGGATGTGCGTTCGCTTGCAGGCGTTCACGCAGTGTTCCTACTGAATAAAGGAAGTCGGCACCCGTTTTATCCATTTTGTTTACGAATACAAGACGTGGTACTTTGTAGTTTGTCGCCTGGCGCCAAACTGTTTCTGTTTGTGGTTCAACACCTGATTGAGCATCAAGTACCGCTACAGCACCATCCAATACGCGCAATGAACGTTCAACCTCAACAGTGAAGTCTACGTGTCCTGGTGTATCGATGATATTTACGCGGTGACCTTTCCAAGCTGCTGTTGTAGCAGCTGAAGTGATCGTGATTCCACGTTCTTGTTCTTGCTCCATCCAGTCCATTTGTGAAGCACCTTCGTGCGTTTCACCAAGTTTGTGGATTTTACCTGTGTAAAAAAGGATCCGCTCAGTTGTCGTTGTTTTACCAGCGTCAATGTGAGCCATGATACCAATGTTACGAGTATTCTCTAAGGAGA
The Sporosarcina sp. P33 genome window above contains:
- the rpmC gene encoding 50S ribosomal protein L29; amino-acid sequence: MKAKEIRDLTTAEIEQKVKSLKEELFNLRFQLATGQLENTARIREVRKSIARMKTVIRQREISANN
- the tuf gene encoding elongation factor Tu — encoded protein: MGKEKFDRSKEHANVGTIGHVDHGKTTLTAAIATVLSKAQGGEAKSYADVDNAPEEKERGITISTSHVEYETDKRHYAHVDCPGHADYVKNMITGAAQMDGGILVVSAADGPMPQTREHILLSRQVGVPYLVVFMNKCDMVDDEELLELVEMEIRELLSEYDFPGDDIPVIRGSALKALEGEPEWEEKIIELMQAVDDYIPTPARDTEKPFMMPVEDVFSITGRGTVATGRVERGVVKVGDVVDIIGLADEPKSTTVTGVEMFRKLLDYAEAGDNIGALLRGVAREDIERGQVLAKPGTITPHTQFKSEVYVLSKEEGGRHTPFFSNYRPQFYFRTTDVTGIIQLPEGVEMVMPGDNVEMTVELISPIAIEEGTKFSIREGGRTVGAGVVATITK
- the rpsS gene encoding 30S ribosomal protein S19, with translation MGRSLKKGPFADDHLLKKVDAQKDSEKKQVIKTWSRRSTIFPTFIGLTIAVYDGRKHVPVYVTEDMVGHKLGEFVPTRTYKGHGADDKKTKR
- the rpsQ gene encoding 30S ribosomal protein S17, whose product is MTERNQRKVYTGRVVSDKMDKTVTVMVETYKKHSLYGKRVKYSKKFKAHDELNEAKIGDVVRIMETRPLSATKRFRLLEVVEKAVII
- the rplW gene encoding 50S ribosomal protein L23 yields the protein MEARDILKRPVITERSSEQMEDLRKFTFEVDTRANKTHVKQAVEEIFGVKVEKVNVMNYKGKFKRMGKHAGYTNKRRKAIVTLTADSKDIELFEM
- the rplV gene encoding 50S ribosomal protein L22, with protein sequence MQQAKASVRTVRIASRKVRLVVDLIRGKNIGEAMAILRLTPKAASPVVEKLLKSAIANAEHNYEMNTENLIVSEVFVDEGPTMKRFRPRAQGRASAINKRTSHITLVVSEKKEG
- the rplD gene encoding 50S ribosomal protein L4; its protein translation is MPKVSVVSQTGSAVGDIELNDAIFGIEPNEAVLFEAIVQQQASLRQGNHKVKSRAEVAGGGRKPWRQKGTGRARQGSIRSPQWRGGGIVFGPTPRSYSYKMPKKVRRLALLSALSTKVAAEELIVLDNLAFDAPKTKGFVKVLEDLSITKKALFVTADLEESVALSARNIPGISVISANGINVLDLVGHDQLVMTKAAVEKVEEVLG
- the rpsC gene encoding 30S ribosomal protein S3, coding for MGQKVHPNGLRVGVIRDWDSKWYAEKDYASLLHEDLKIREYIEKRLVDASVSKVEIERAAKRVNITIHTAKPGMVIGKGGSEVETLRKQLNEITGKRVHINIVEIKRADLDARLVAESIARQLESRVSFRRAQKQAIQRTIRSGAKGIKTQVSGRLGGADIARAEHYSEGTVPLHTLRADIDYAHAEADTTYGKLGVKVWIYRGEVLPVKKNSGEGGK
- the rpsJ gene encoding 30S ribosomal protein S10, translated to MAKQKIRIRLKAYDHRMIDQSAEKIVETAKRSGASVSGPIPLPTERSVYTVLRSVHVYKDSREQFEMRTHKRLIDIVNPTPQTVDALMKLDLPSGVDIEIKL
- the fusA gene encoding elongation factor G, whose amino-acid sequence is MAREFSLENTRNIGIMAHIDAGKTTTTERILFYTGKIHKLGETHEGASQMDWMEQEQERGITITSAATTAAWKGHRVNIIDTPGHVDFTVEVERSLRVLDGAVAVLDAQSGVEPQTETVWRQATNYKVPRLVFVNKMDKTGADFLYSVGTLRERLQANAHPIQLPIGSEDTFSGIIDLIEMKATMYPNDLGTDTTVEEIPAEYLEQANEYREKLIEAIVDFDEDLMEKYLGGEELSIEEIKTAIRKATLAVEFYPVVCGTAFKNKGVQLVLDAVVDYLPSPLDVPPMMGFNPNTEEEEERPSTDEAPFSALAFKVMTDPYVGKLTFFRIYSGVLQAGSYVTNSTKGKRERVGRILQMHANSREEISEVHAGEIAAAVGLKDTTTGDTLCDEKALIILESMVFPEPVISVAIEPKTKADQDKMGQALGKLQEEDPTFRAHTDQETGEVIIAGMGELHLDIIVDRLRREFKVEANVGAPQVSYRETFRQSAEVEGKFVRQSGGRGQFGHVWIEFGPNEEGKGFEFVNNIVGGSVPREYIPAVEAGLRDSLDNGILAGYPLIDVKARLFDGSYHDVDSNEMAFKVAASMALKNAASKCNPVILEPTMRVEVIIPEEYMGDIMGDITSRRGRVEGMEARGNAQVVRAMVPLAEMFGYATSLRSNTQGRGVFSMVFDHYEEVPKSIAEEVIKKNKGE
- the rplP gene encoding 50S ribosomal protein L16 gives rise to the protein MLMPKRVKHRRVFRGKMRGETKGGATVQFGEFGLQALDSGWITNRQIESARIAMTRYMKRGGKVWINIFPHKPYTKKPLEVRMGSGKGAVEGWVAVVKPGRVMFEIAGVSEEVAREALRLASHKLPVTSKFVKREEIGGESNES
- the rplN gene encoding 50S ribosomal protein L14 — its product is MIQQESRMKVADNSGAREVLTIKVLGGSGRKVANIGDVVVVTVKKATPGGVVKKGDVVKAVIVRTKSGVRRKDGSYITFDENACVIIRDDKGPRGTRIFGPVARELRDNNFMKIISLAPEVL
- the rplC gene encoding 50S ribosomal protein L3; protein product: MTKGILGRKVGMTQVFAENGDLIPVTVIEAAPNVVLQKKTVETDGYESIQLGFDDKREKLSNKPEQGHVAKANTAPKRFIREVRGADVSAYEVGQEVKVDTFAEGDVVDITGVSKGKGFQGVIKRHGYSRGPMSHGSRFHRAPGSLGAVDGQRVFKGKKLPGRTGGKTVTIQNVEIVRVDAERNLLLVKGNVPGARKSLVQVRSAIKGN
- the rplB gene encoding 50S ribosomal protein L2, giving the protein MAIKKYKATSNGRRNMTSSDFAEITTDKPEKSLLAPVKRKGGRNNQGRMTVRHHGGGHKRQYRIIDFQRRKDGIPGRVATIEYDPNRSANIALINYADGEKKYILAPKGLQVGATIISGPDADIRVGNALPLENIPMGSTIHNIEMKPGKGGQLVRSAGTSAQLLGREGKYVIIRLQSGEVRMILATCRATIGQVGNEQHELINIGKAGRSRWLGKRPTVRGSVMNPNDHPHGGGEGRTPIGRPSPVTPWGKPTLGFKTRTKNNKSDKLIVRRRKK